A part of Gambusia affinis linkage group LG21, SWU_Gaff_1.0, whole genome shotgun sequence genomic DNA contains:
- the LOC122824578 gene encoding LIM domain-containing protein isoform X3, translating to MDREKDLRRSQSLKSLPSQSDKAIWTDAGLQDRMISVSQLVARYQTTKKKSTSSQRAPENNVEGNTKKPLTEMTPSPLHSRETHLESLLKRNEERERARATTTLTRSKSVGSLQNSSGSIEALKALFESKATAKLKPKSSFKTGNVALGYAVDKPVMNGETEDVQSAEKKTKKEPKDDFLTQKVVNQTPTERNKTIAGIDFEKLSASEADEKRRSAADFRDSSFIQTNEILSVSVKAMSALYMSKVAKKESPNRPSKVEKDQAQPRDSGKWSILTKFQPTSREMCSACQKPVYQMEKVTADKYIFHKTCFCCKQCKKKLSMQTYTPLNGEFYCIFHYQQLFKRKGNYDEGFGHTQHKNKWLFKNSSITVNDESEA from the exons ATGGACCGGGAAAAGGATCTAAGGCGCAGCCAGTCTTTGAAGAGTCTCCCCTCACAGTCGGACAAGGCGATCTGGACAGATGCAGGACTGCAGGACAGGATGATATCTGTGTCCCAGTTAGTGGCCAG GTATcaaactacaaagaaaaaaagcacatcaaGTCAACGTGCGCCAGAGAATAATGTTgaaggaaatacaaagaaaCCACTAACGGAG ATGACTCCATCTCCCCTGCACAGCAGGGAGACTCATCTGGAGTCCCTTCTGAAGAGAAATGAAGAGCGGGAGAGAGCTCGGGCCACAACCACCCTGACCCGCAGTAAATCAGTGGGTAGCCTCCAAAACAGCAGTGGGTCCATAGAGGCCTTGAAGGCTCTTTTTGAGTCGAAGGCAACAGCAAAGCTGAAACCAAAGAGcagttttaaaactggaaacgtaGCATTAGGTTACGCTGTGGACAAGCCAGTGATGAATGGAGAGACTGAGGATGTGCAGAGtgctgaaaagaaaactaaaaaggaGCCAAAAGATGATTTTCTGACTCAAAAG GTGGTGAATCAGACCCCGACAGAGAGGAACAAAACAATAGCGGgcattgattttgaaaagcttTCAGCATCTGAAGCTG ATGAAAAGAGGAGGTCAGCTGCTGACTTCAGAGACAGCTCTTTCATCCAAACCAACGAGATACTGTCTGTCTCGGTCAAAGCTATGTCTGCTCTCTATATGTCAAAAGTGGCAAAGAAGGAATCACCAAACAGGCCTTCTAAAGTGGAAAAG GATCAAGCTCAACCACGAGACTCGGGAAAGTGGAGCATACTAACTAAG tttcaacCAACTTCTCGAGAGATGTGCTCAGCCTGTCAGAAGCCAGTTTATCAGATGGAAAAAGTCACAGcagacaaatatatttttcacaaaacgtGCTTCTGCTGCAAACAGTGCAAGAAAAAACTAAG CATGCAAACTTACACACCTTTGAATGGTGAATTCTACTGCATATTTCACTACCAACAACTGTTCAAACGAAAGGGGAATTATGATGAGGGCTTTGGACACACTCAGCACAAGAACAAATGGCTGTTCAAGAATTCCTCCATCACAGTGAATGATGAATCTGAGGCGTAA
- the LOC122824578 gene encoding LIM domain-containing protein isoform X1 — translation MDREKDLRRSQSLKSLPSQSDKAIWTDAGLQDRMISVSQLVARYQTTKKKSTSSQRAPENNVEGNTKKPLTEMTPSPLHSRETHLESLLKRNEERERARATTTLTRSKSVGSLQNSSGSIEALKALFESKATAKLKPKSSFKTGNVALGYAVDKPVMNGETEDVQSAEKKTKKEPKDDFLTQKVVNQTPTERNKTIAGIDFEKLSASEADEKRRSAADFRDSSFIQTNEILSVSVKAMSALYMSKVAKKESPNRPSKVEKDQAQPRDSGKWSILTKMDEDSEHRKDDYPPEEPEKGLEDIADGHSEQLMSSQLSREKLFQQRQKNELRRLLKHTCPEIKMLDDVVNEEFAEVLSSKSESSGETGYEGEVLSRCLIFENRGSSYSTPKIRVEEEAVERQDHRKTSAVLEGLKDESYTKSCEGMITSDKSHDLSSNYNKEVEEQMAKIDLKATRKVFENKCSSTVKPDEIQGNVTMVLNKPPEISSADSIQGDNKSGDKNLEEQKLCVSAVGKSTENDISCREAFPYNDLPLEGSVISFIESERKRETIKTNVALFQNNPFISSNIERENFLSHPSKTQNQSIVASEDYPIANVKNRTHLFESMPFDKIRHQNQDEIETLVENIKETLNFLHHVNAIHSDGAIIEVNETMIAKKAQFIISDKGPEIKYDKVAEGGAQNFIVQLLPRVNLKPQIIYLKEDDKGFMEATLVDALAHQHRFSANKDAELKTANVVQLVEDILNQDNSLRKGVIIQEDARNGAEVIVYSLYKYFDEEDVKCYSPPNSADHDEPEAETVSVPKSSQDQSRSGSIRANVKLFKSCIEKGDLEYLRSLHDDEQTIHNTEQSQSEVAVRLDDECHHHHISNPTEECIQVDVKRLKGMFSEGRSPSHSKCVKSSAVSLGKSQSPVECNTGAFLFPQSNNSFNACFGQGLKEVLANSEHQNQNRVQQAEMAETYTEELFEIPIITLSGAEAESTQEISSTKVESCLEKSNKSPLVEGIFSAPKSDWLPKNTETMSEEASSKKQHASETCNKINEGFRELAKNENVNISLVPEQISEATREQQEVCYQGTIQAALDSLEKSNINVTRGDIRAAMIYRQSNKSYQKNSQSNVQKQSTTDFCSLAEPKSNQEQQKPETPEQEVTVANVQPPHPKTANTEPLYLTENPLHLHVTASNTEPSHPSESPLNLKVTLSDAKPPHPTKEPLNVNVKVMNAEPPHPTKEPFKQKEIVTNFEPLHPAEGLVDTQVTVSNAEPPCPTKEPLNQEVTVANVESSHPTKELQNLELTLSEPELPHPTKETLNLEETAVNAVHPHPSKEPLNQEITVANVEPPHPTEDPVTQEVTVASTEPRYQTTEPPKQEVTVVNVEHPHPTEELMNTQVTVSNAEPPCPTKMLLNQEATVANVEPPLSPKEPLNFEVAVPNAEPPHPAEEPLNQEVTVANVETSSHTPKELLNHEAAMANLKPLHPTEDPVKLQVNMENAASPCLTKELLNQEVNVANAEPPHPIKTHNRPSQGVVSTKSKIVTGPKPPIPPKPEHLKEKQEVSQSSPSRHTEEHKICTMGTEEMFCQVSQPSATTLFLGQEDATNKSVDHNENHNLDKSTKMLQQKKGKSDIQCLTMVLESNETDIRKINGQQKIETIETKDIPQSTFVHDITSETDETHINFQEARQKFGGKVVSSKKMAPAKPKRVKHIQSSDKTQKHLTRECTTDGTVHIGADPSYNNCEITADSVDSQYKDTKQDIKVEKREKKARTETDDECRQRLSIHMDEIVRGNVTAAMEIFEHLRKQEQLQSILSRVEEIESDTSEVDVTSLRRVFENVPDWIVNTDKTGRKKVKAENKDKVMQSSADKKHCKSSMEHVYGDLERASEEIINLKEQTLARLKDIEDTIKKALLSVSTLKSDSDILNLSNLLKESLGAVQESPHASNINKTDLSRTKPQQSEESYFPQRSSSTGTATAPSTDQFSTKQQQSPPSSPAFISIQSAARKTDKTDIVPPETLICMKCQLSPRPEETFRTTKTVMCNSPTQGKKVKPKKGGRQQTSNSQQNRELSVLQVQTDSEGNSIRGTAVENYERTDNSDNRS, via the exons ATGGACCGGGAAAAGGATCTAAGGCGCAGCCAGTCTTTGAAGAGTCTCCCCTCACAGTCGGACAAGGCGATCTGGACAGATGCAGGACTGCAGGACAGGATGATATCTGTGTCCCAGTTAGTGGCCAG GTATcaaactacaaagaaaaaaagcacatcaaGTCAACGTGCGCCAGAGAATAATGTTgaaggaaatacaaagaaaCCACTAACGGAG ATGACTCCATCTCCCCTGCACAGCAGGGAGACTCATCTGGAGTCCCTTCTGAAGAGAAATGAAGAGCGGGAGAGAGCTCGGGCCACAACCACCCTGACCCGCAGTAAATCAGTGGGTAGCCTCCAAAACAGCAGTGGGTCCATAGAGGCCTTGAAGGCTCTTTTTGAGTCGAAGGCAACAGCAAAGCTGAAACCAAAGAGcagttttaaaactggaaacgtaGCATTAGGTTACGCTGTGGACAAGCCAGTGATGAATGGAGAGACTGAGGATGTGCAGAGtgctgaaaagaaaactaaaaaggaGCCAAAAGATGATTTTCTGACTCAAAAG GTGGTGAATCAGACCCCGACAGAGAGGAACAAAACAATAGCGGgcattgattttgaaaagcttTCAGCATCTGAAGCTG ATGAAAAGAGGAGGTCAGCTGCTGACTTCAGAGACAGCTCTTTCATCCAAACCAACGAGATACTGTCTGTCTCGGTCAAAGCTATGTCTGCTCTCTATATGTCAAAAGTGGCAAAGAAGGAATCACCAAACAGGCCTTCTAAAGTGGAAAAG GATCAAGCTCAACCACGAGACTCGGGAAAGTGGAGCATACTAACTAAG ATGGATGAAGACTCTGAACACAGAAAAGATGATTATCCACCAGAAGAGCCTGAAAAGGGACTCGAAGACATCGCTGACGGACATTCTGAACAATTGATGTCTTCCCAACTTTCCAGGGAAAAGTTATTCCAACAACGACAGAAAAATGAGCTGAGACGGCTCCTGAAGCATACATGCCCAGAGATAAAGATGCTGGACGATGTTGTGAATGAGGAGTTTGCTGAAGTGTTGAGCTCTAAATCAGAGTCTAGTGGGGAAACCGGATATGAGGGAGAGGTTCTTTCAAGATGCTTGATATTTGAAAACCGTGGCAGCAGCTACAGCACCCCAAAGATCCGTGTAGAAGAGGAAGCAGTGGAAAGACAGGATCATCGGAAAACATCAGCGGTTTTGGAAGGGCTAAAAGATGAATCTTACACTAAGAGTTGTGAAGGGATGATAACAAGTGATAAGTCTCATGACTTATCATCAAATTATAATAAAGAAGTAGAGGAACAGATGGCAAAAATAGATCTTAAAGCTACTAGAAAGGTATTTGAGAATAAGTGTTCAAGCACCGTAAAGCCAGATGAGATTCAGGGGAATGTTACTATGGTTTTGAACAAACCACCTGAAATATCTTCTGCTGACAGCATACAAGGTGATAACAAAAGTGGGGACAAGAATTTAGAAGAACAAAAGCTGTGTGTTAGTGCTGTTGGTAAAAGTacagaaaatgacatttcttgCAGAGAAGCATTTCCCTATAATGATCTCCCACTTGAGGGGAGTGTCATAAGTTTTATtgaatcagaaagaaaaagagaaacaataaaaacaaatgtagcaCTTTTCCAAAATAACCCCTTTATTTCCTCTAACATTGAAAGAGAGAATTTTTTAAGCCATCcatcaaaaactcaaaatcaaaGCATTGTAGCAAGTGAAGATTATCCAATTGCCAATGTAAAGAACAGAACACATCTGTTTGAATCCATGCCATTCGATAAAATTAGGCATCAGAATCAGGATGAAATTGAGACGCTGGTGGAAAACatcaaagaaacattaaatttccTCCACCATGTGAACGCCATTCACTCAGATGGGGCAATTATTGAGGTTAACGAGACAATGATCGCTAAAAAGGCACAGTTCATAATATCAGACAAGGGACCTGAGATAAAATACGATAAGGTGGCTGAAGGTGGTGCACAAAATTTTATAGTCCAGCTGCTTCCACGGGTAAACCTAAAACCTCAGATAATTTACCTCAAGGAAGATGATAAAGGGTTTATGGAGGCCACATTGGTGGATGCACTGGCTCACCAGCATAGATTCAGTGCAAACAAAGACGCTGAGTTAAAAACTGCCAATGTAGTTCAGTTGGTTGAGGATATCCTCAATCAGGACAACTCCCTGAGAAAAGGGGTGATCATTCAAGAAGATGCCAGAAACGGTGCAGAAGTCATTGTTTATTCCCTCTACAAGTACTTTGATGAAGAAGACGTGAAGTGCTACAGCCCTCCAAACAGTGCAGATCATGATGAACCTGAGGCAGAAACAGTCTCAGTTCCAAAGAGCAGTCAAGACCAATCCAGGTCTGGGTCAATTAGGGCCAATGTCAAATTGTTCAAAAGTTGCATCGAAAAGGGTGACTTAGAATACTTAAGATCACTTCATGATGATGAACAGACCATTCACAATACTGAACAAAGTCAAAGTGAAGTAGCTGTCAGACTGGATGATGAATGTCATCATCACCATATAAGTAATCCAACAGAAGAGTGTATCCAAGTAGATGTAAAAAGACTAAAAGGCATGTTCTCTGAAGGGAGAAGTCCTAGTCATAGTAAATGTGTCAAATCTTCTGCAGTATCATTAGGAAAAAGTCAATCTCCTGTAGAATGCAATACGGGGGCATTCTTGTTTCCACAGTCCAACAATAGTTTTAATGCTTGCTTCGGTCAAGGGCTTAAAGAAGTTCTGGCAAATTCTGaacatcaaaatcaaaacagggTTCAACAAGCTGAGATGGCAGAAACCTACACAGAAGAACTGTTTGAAATACCCATTATAACACTGTCAGGAGCAGAAGCAGAATCAACTCAAGAAATCTCAAGCACAAAAGTGGAATCATGCttagaaaaaagtaataaatctCCATTAGTTGAAGGAATTTTCTCAGCACCTAAATCAGACTGGTTAcccaaaaacacagaaacaatgaGTGAAGAGGCCAGTTCTAAGAAACAGCACGCCTCTGAGACATGCAACAAAATTAATGAAGGATTTAGAGAAttagctaaaaatgaaaacgtTAACATTTCTTTGGTTCCTGAACAAATTTCAGAAGCAACACGTGAACAACAAGAAGTTTGTTATCAGGGCACAATACAAGCAGCGTTGGATTCCTTGGAGAAGTCTAATATCAATGTGACAAGAGGAGACATCAGGGCAGCTATGATATACAGACAGTCCAACAAATCTTATCAGAAAAACTCACAAAGTAATGTTCAAAAGCAAAGTACTACAGACTTTTGCTCTTTGGCTGAGCCTAAATCAAATCAAGAACAACAAAAGCCAGAAACACCCGAGCAAGAAGTAACAGTGGCAAATGTGCAACCTCCACacccaaaaacagcaaatactGAGCCTCTATACCTAACTGAAAACCCACTACACCTACACGTGACTGCATCAAATACAGAGCCTTCTCACCCCTCTGAATCACCACTAAACCTAAAAGTGACTTTGTCAGATGCAAAACCTCCACACCCAACTAAAGAACCACTAAACGTAAATGTGAAGGTAATGAATGCAGAGCCTCCACACCCAACTAAAGAACCATTTAAGCAAAAAGAAATTGTGACAAATTTTGAGCCTCTGCACCCAGCTGAAGGACTAGTAGACACACAAGTGACTGTGTCAAATGCAGAGCCTCCATGCCCAACTAAAGAACCACTCAACCAAGAAGTAACTGTGGCAAATGTGGAGTCTTCACACCCAACTAAAGAACTACAAAACCTAGAACTGACTTTGTCAGAGCCAGAGCTGCCACACCCAACCAAAGAAACACTGAATCTAGAAGAGACTGCAGTGAATGCAGTGCATCCACACCCATCTAAAGAACCACTAAACCAAGAAATTACTGTGGCAAATGTGGAGCCTCCACACCCAACTGAAGATCCAGTAACACAAGAAGTAACTGTGGCAAGTACAGAGCCTCGATACCAAACTACAGAACCACCAAAACAAGAAGTAACCGTGGTTAATGTGGAACATCCACACCCAACTGAAGAACTAATGAACACACAAGTGACTGTGTCAAATGCAGAGCCTCCATGTCCAACTAAAATGCTGCTCAACCAAGAAGCCACCGTTGCAAATGTGGAGCCTCCACTTTCCCCTAAAGAACCACTAAACTTTGAAGTGGCTGTGCCAAATGCAGAGCCTCCACACCCAGCTGAAGAGCCACTCAACCAAGAAGTAACTGTGGCAAATGTGGAGACTTCATCACATACACCAAAGGAGCTACTCAACCACGAAGCAGCTATGGCAAATCTGAAGCCTCTACATCCAACTGAAGATCCAGTAAAGCTGCAAGTGAATATGGAAAATGCAGCGAGTCCATGCCTAACTAAAGAATTACTAAACCAAGAAGTAAATGTGGCAAATGCAGAGCCCCCACATCCAATCAAAACCCATAACAGGCCTTCACAAGGTGTTGTgtcaacaaaaagcaaaatagtCACTGGCCCCAAACCACCAATTCCACCTAAACCTGAACATttgaaagagaaacaagaagTAAGTCAGTCATCTCCTAGTAGGCATACAGAGGAACACAAAATTTGTACTATGGGAACTGAAGAAATGTTCTGTCAGGTTTCCCAGCCATCAGCAACAACATTGTTTTTAGGTCAAGAAGACGCTACCAATAAGTCAGTGGATCATAATGAAAACCACAATTTAGACAAATCTACAAAGATGttgcaacagaaaaaagggaAGTCAGACATACAATGTTTGACCATGGTCTTAGAGAGTAATGAAACagatataagaaaaataaatggacaaCAAAAGATTGAAACCATAGAAACGAAAGATATTCCTCAAAGCACATTCgtacatgacataacatctgaaACGGATGAAACCCATATAAATTTCCAGGAGGCCCGGCAAAAATTTGGTGGCAAAGTTGTGTCATCAAAAAAGATGGCCCCTGCAAAGCCAAAACGAGTAAAACATATTCAGTCCAGTGACAAAACCCAAAAACACTTAACAAGAGAATGCACTACAGATGGGACTGTCCACATTGGAGCTGATCCATCATACAACAACTGTGAAATAACTGCTGACAGTGTAGATAGCCAATACAAGGACACAAAGCAAGACATCAAAGTTGAGAAGAgggaaaagaaagcaagaacGGAAACAGATGATGAATGCAGACAGCGACTGTCCATACACATGGATGAGATTGTGAGAGGAAACGTAACTGCGGCAATGGAAATCTTTGAACACTTGAGAAAGCAAGAGCAACTGCAAAGCATTCTGAGTCGTGTAGAAGAAATTGAAAGCGACACGAGTGAGGTTGATGTGACATCTCTCAGGAGAGTATTTGAGAACGTTCCTGACTGGATTGTCAATACAGACAAAACAGGGCGAAAGAAggtcaaagcagaaaataaagacaaagtgaTGCAGTCATCAGCagacaaaaaacattgcaaGTCCTCAATGGAGCATGTATATGGAGATCTTGAGCGTGCTAGTGAGGAAATAATAAATCTTAAAGAGCAGACTTTAGCTAGACTTAAGGATATAGAGGACACCATTAAGAAAGcacttctttctgtttctacactaaaatctgactcagatattttaaatttatcaaATCTGCTCAAAGAATCCCTGGGGGCTGTGCAAGAATCTCCACATGCTAGtaacataaacaaaactgatttaagCAGAACCAAACCACAACAATCAGAAGAAAGTTATTTTCCACAAAGAAGTAGCTCTACAGGCACTGCAACAGCTCCTAGCACAGATCAGTTTTCTACAAAGCAACAGCAAAGCCCTCCATCTTCACctgcatttatttctattcagtcagcagcaagaaaaacagacaaaacagacaTTGTGCCACCAGAAACTTTAATCTGTATGAAGTGTCAGTTGAGCCCAAGGCCAGAAGAAACATTCAGAACCACAAAGACAGTGATGTGCAATAGCCCCACTCAAGGTAAAAAAGTGAAACCCAAGAAAGGAGGACGACAGCAAACTTCTAACAGCCAACAAAATCGAGAGCTTAGTGTGCTCCAGGTACAAACTGACAGCGAAGGGAACAGCATCAGAGGGACAGCAGTGGAGAACTATGAGAGGACAGATAACTCTGATAATAGGTCTTAG